One genomic window of Magnolia sinica isolate HGM2019 chromosome 3, MsV1, whole genome shotgun sequence includes the following:
- the LOC131240651 gene encoding protein PAM71-homolog, chloroplastic isoform X1, giving the protein MQKNARENPFIPTRTRGRPRKTRLLQTSHTGNFILSSSIRSSSLLCLQEFCQKRGLLCEEYVVIKLGKMQACNFHSRTLSKAKIPLLSFFHSSPCLSSRDWKNPRSLRFRDISRSNSLRVKVKAQASNVNIGAGGYEGGEENESSKTSVHNSDSKNLSESAKPLTRVPFPPSVAGVLLGCALAFSLAAFMTGGPSALLAAIAKSGFTAAFTLIFVSEIGDKTFFIAALLAMQYGKGLVLMGSMGALSLMTVLSVVIGRIFRSVPAQFRTTVPIGEYAAVALLMFFGLKSIKNAWELPSDMAKSTKESPELGELVEAEELLKEKVAKRLTNPLEIIWKSFSLVFFAEWGDRSMLATIALGAAQSPWGVAGGAIAGHLVATTVAILGGAFLANYISEKLVGYLGGVLFLLFSVATLLGVF; this is encoded by the exons ATGCAAAAGAATGCCCGGGAAAACCCCTTTATCCCAACACGTACACGTGGCAGGCCGAGAAAGACCCGCCTCCTTCAGACCTCCCATACAGGAAATTTCATATTATCTTCTTCTATCCGCAGTAGCAGTTTGCTCTGTTTGCAGGAGTTCTGTCAAAAACGAGGGTTGTTGTGTGAAGAGTATGTGGTTATAAAGTTAGGAAAGATGCAGGCCTGCAATTTCCACTCCCGCACCCTTTCAAAAGCGAAAATCCCATTGCTCTCCTTCTTCCATTCCTCTCCATGCCTTAGCAGCAGAGATTGGAAAAATCCACGCTCCT TGAGATTTAGAGACATATCAAGGTCCAATTCATTGCGGGTTAAAGTCAAAGCACAAGCATCCAATGTTAATATTGGAGCTGGGGGCTATGAAGGAGGCGAGGAAAATGAAAGCAGCAAGACTTCTGTCCACAATTCTGACTCTAAAAATTTATCTGAGTC TGCAAAACCTCTTACAAGAGTTCCCTTTCCACCATCCGTAGCTGGTGTGCTACTTGGATGCGCTTTAGCATTTTCCTTGGCTGCTTTTATGACGGGAGGCCCTTCTGCACTCTTAGCAGCAATTGCTAAGTCAGGCTTCACTGCTGCATTCACTTTGATATTTGTTTCTGAGATTGGGGACAAG ACATTTTTTATTGCTGCATTGTTGGCTATGCAATATGGAAAAGGACTG GTTTTAATGGGATCAATGGGTGCTCTTTCACTTATGACAGTCCTATCTGTGGTAATAGGACGGATATTTCGTTCAGTACCAGCACAGTTTCGAACAA CTGTGCCCATCGGAGAATATGCAGCAGTAGCTCTTCTTATGTTTTTTGGTTTGAAATCAATAAAAAATGCATGGGAACTTCCATCGGACATGGCTAAGAGCACTAAAGAGAGCCCTGAACTTGGAGAATTGGTTGAAGCTGAGGAGCTTCTGAAGGAAAAG GTAGCAAAGAGGCTAACAAATCCACTTGAAATCATCTGGAAGTCTTTCAGCCTCGTGTTCTTTGCT GAATGGGGTGATCGCTCGATGCTGGCTACAATTGCTCTGGGTGCTGCGCAG TCCCCATGGGGTGTAGCTGGTGGCGCCATTGCCGGACACCTGGTTGCAACAACCGTTGCAATTCTAGGGGGTGCATTCCTTGCCAATTACATTTCGGAAAAACTG GTTGGCTACTTGGGTGGTGTGCTCTTTCTCCTTTTTTCTGTAGCGACACTCCTAGGAGTTTTCTGA
- the LOC131240651 gene encoding protein PAM71-homolog, chloroplastic isoform X2 — MQKNARENPFIPTRTRGRPRKTRLLQTSHTGNFILSSSIRSSSLLCLQEFCQKRGLLCEEYVVIKLGKMQACNFHSRTLSKAKIPLLSFFHSSPCLSSRDWKNPRSLRFRDISRSNSLRVKVKAQASNVNIGAGGYEGGEENESSKTSVHNSDSKNLSESAKPLTRVPFPPSVAGVLLGCALAFSLAAFMTGGPSALLAAIAKSGFTAAFTLIFVSEIGDKVLMGSMGALSLMTVLSVVIGRIFRSVPAQFRTTVPIGEYAAVALLMFFGLKSIKNAWELPSDMAKSTKESPELGELVEAEELLKEKVAKRLTNPLEIIWKSFSLVFFAEWGDRSMLATIALGAAQSPWGVAGGAIAGHLVATTVAILGGAFLANYISEKLVGYLGGVLFLLFSVATLLGVF; from the exons ATGCAAAAGAATGCCCGGGAAAACCCCTTTATCCCAACACGTACACGTGGCAGGCCGAGAAAGACCCGCCTCCTTCAGACCTCCCATACAGGAAATTTCATATTATCTTCTTCTATCCGCAGTAGCAGTTTGCTCTGTTTGCAGGAGTTCTGTCAAAAACGAGGGTTGTTGTGTGAAGAGTATGTGGTTATAAAGTTAGGAAAGATGCAGGCCTGCAATTTCCACTCCCGCACCCTTTCAAAAGCGAAAATCCCATTGCTCTCCTTCTTCCATTCCTCTCCATGCCTTAGCAGCAGAGATTGGAAAAATCCACGCTCCT TGAGATTTAGAGACATATCAAGGTCCAATTCATTGCGGGTTAAAGTCAAAGCACAAGCATCCAATGTTAATATTGGAGCTGGGGGCTATGAAGGAGGCGAGGAAAATGAAAGCAGCAAGACTTCTGTCCACAATTCTGACTCTAAAAATTTATCTGAGTC TGCAAAACCTCTTACAAGAGTTCCCTTTCCACCATCCGTAGCTGGTGTGCTACTTGGATGCGCTTTAGCATTTTCCTTGGCTGCTTTTATGACGGGAGGCCCTTCTGCACTCTTAGCAGCAATTGCTAAGTCAGGCTTCACTGCTGCATTCACTTTGATATTTGTTTCTGAGATTGGGGACAAG GTTTTAATGGGATCAATGGGTGCTCTTTCACTTATGACAGTCCTATCTGTGGTAATAGGACGGATATTTCGTTCAGTACCAGCACAGTTTCGAACAA CTGTGCCCATCGGAGAATATGCAGCAGTAGCTCTTCTTATGTTTTTTGGTTTGAAATCAATAAAAAATGCATGGGAACTTCCATCGGACATGGCTAAGAGCACTAAAGAGAGCCCTGAACTTGGAGAATTGGTTGAAGCTGAGGAGCTTCTGAAGGAAAAG GTAGCAAAGAGGCTAACAAATCCACTTGAAATCATCTGGAAGTCTTTCAGCCTCGTGTTCTTTGCT GAATGGGGTGATCGCTCGATGCTGGCTACAATTGCTCTGGGTGCTGCGCAG TCCCCATGGGGTGTAGCTGGTGGCGCCATTGCCGGACACCTGGTTGCAACAACCGTTGCAATTCTAGGGGGTGCATTCCTTGCCAATTACATTTCGGAAAAACTG GTTGGCTACTTGGGTGGTGTGCTCTTTCTCCTTTTTTCTGTAGCGACACTCCTAGGAGTTTTCTGA